One window of Candidatus Methanoperedens sp. genomic DNA carries:
- a CDS encoding histidine triad nucleotide-binding protein, with translation MTSDCIFCKIIKGEAPANFIYRDENMVVFHDTRPKAPVHVLILPVEHIESVNSLDERHSAIISRMILKAKEIARILGIDESGYKVIINVGRGGGQIIFHLHIHLIGGWARSEI, from the coding sequence ATGACCAGCGACTGCATCTTCTGCAAAATCATTAAAGGCGAGGCGCCTGCAAATTTTATTTACAGGGATGAGAACATGGTGGTCTTTCACGATACAAGACCTAAAGCGCCTGTCCATGTGCTTATTCTTCCTGTGGAGCATATTGAAAGCGTAAATTCCCTTGATGAGCGCCACAGCGCCATCATCTCCAGGATGATTCTCAAGGCGAAGGAAATTGCGAGAATACTGGGGATAGACGAGAGCGGCTACAAAGTGATAATAAACGTAGGCAGGGGAGGAGGACAGATAATCTTCCATCTGCACATACATCTCATAGGCGGGTGGGCGAGAAGTGAAATTTAA
- a CDS encoding PIN domain-containing protein, whose translation MRGVINTRVTLDSNVLISAVKNNEEYSKECSEILGYVGTSFLLYQPPICITELYNAIGKTKGESAAKKALKDFYKMVYHLEDYGSRIQCERVGKTGLKYRVYSADAFYLQTSLDFKTMLISLDKEDFIDRIKAKKAAFKVYHVRDALSELLA comes from the coding sequence ATGCGAGGGGTTATTAATACAAGGGTAACTCTTGATTCTAACGTGCTTATTTCTGCTGTAAAAAATAATGAAGAATATAGCAAAGAATGCAGTGAGATATTGGGTTATGTGGGAACATCATTCCTGCTCTATCAACCCCCAATCTGTATTACAGAGCTATACAATGCAATTGGAAAGACAAAAGGCGAATCTGCGGCAAAGAAGGCATTGAAGGATTTTTATAAAATGGTTTACCATCTGGAAGATTATGGTTCTCGCATTCAGTGCGAAAGGGTCGGAAAAACTGGCTTAAAGTATCGGGTTTATTCAGCCGATGCCTTTTACTTACAGACATCGCTTGATTTTAAGACCATGCTTATATCCCTGGATAAAGAGGATTTTATAGATAGAATCAAAGCAAAGAAAGCCGCCTTTAAAGTTTATCATGTGCGGGATGCTCTTAGCGAATTATTGGCATGA
- the coaBC gene encoding bifunctional phosphopantothenoylcysteine decarboxylase/phosphopantothenate--cysteine ligase CoaBC, producing MSAQIIQSSNSLEGMTIVLGITGSIAAVRCVELARELRRRGASVYAVMTQAAQKILNPEAMRYATGNPVITEITGDVEHVEFCGIGGRASLLLIAPCTANTIGKMAHGIDDTPVTTFATTAFGSGIPIIIVPAMHESMYDHPIVIENTGKLVELGVEFVNPITEEGAAKIATNEEIVLRVERALGGKSLAGKRILITGGATAEAIDPIRILTNRASGKTGIELALEAFRRGADVTLVHRGCIGFQGICEFDVESARDMTDTVLGELGKGYDLLISAAAISDFTVTPSKNKIKSGKEVTLTLKPAPKLIKEVRSKYPELKIIGFKAETGVTEEELVRRARESLEASGLSMVVANDVSRGGMGADTNDVYIIDDTVKRVSGTKSEIAKEIMDKVEDILGIETADKRR from the coding sequence CAGCATCGCAGCCGTGCGGTGCGTTGAGCTTGCCCGTGAATTGAGAAGGCGTGGCGCAAGTGTGTATGCCGTAATGACGCAGGCTGCGCAGAAAATCCTGAATCCTGAAGCCATGCGCTATGCTACGGGCAATCCGGTGATTACAGAAATAACAGGCGATGTGGAACATGTGGAATTCTGCGGAATCGGTGGAAGGGCTTCTCTTTTGCTGATCGCGCCGTGTACTGCGAACACCATCGGGAAGATGGCACACGGGATAGACGATACGCCGGTCACAACCTTTGCGACAACGGCTTTTGGCTCAGGTATCCCGATAATAATAGTGCCTGCGATGCATGAATCCATGTACGACCACCCGATAGTTATTGAGAACACAGGGAAACTCGTTGAGTTGGGAGTTGAATTCGTGAATCCCATAACCGAAGAAGGCGCGGCTAAGATAGCCACAAATGAAGAAATCGTGCTTCGGGTGGAGAGGGCACTTGGAGGGAAATCGCTGGCGGGCAAACGCATCCTTATCACAGGGGGCGCAACCGCAGAGGCTATTGACCCCATCAGGATACTAACCAACCGCGCCTCCGGAAAGACAGGAATCGAGCTTGCGCTTGAGGCTTTCAGGAGAGGAGCGGATGTCACTCTTGTTCACAGGGGATGCATCGGGTTTCAGGGGATATGCGAATTCGATGTAGAGAGCGCGAGGGATATGACCGATACCGTGCTTGGGGAGCTTGGTAAGGGATACGACCTGCTGATAAGCGCAGCTGCGATATCGGATTTTACAGTTACTCCATCCAAGAATAAGATAAAATCGGGTAAAGAGGTTACGCTGACCCTGAAGCCAGCGCCCAAACTCATCAAAGAGGTGCGTTCAAAATACCCTGAACTGAAAATTATTGGCTTTAAAGCAGAAACTGGCGTAACGGAAGAGGAACTGGTAAGAAGGGCGCGCGAATCGCTGGAAGCCTCCGGGCTCAGCATGGTTGTGGCAAACGATGTATCAAGAGGCGGCATGGGAGCGGATACAAACGATGTTTATATTATCGATGACACGGTTAAGCGGGTTTCGGGAACCAAAAGTGAGATAGCAAAGGAAATCATGGATAAAGTTGAAGATATTCTTGGTATAGAAACCGCAGATAAACGCAGATGA